From Ailuropoda melanoleuca isolate Jingjing chromosome 8, ASM200744v2, whole genome shotgun sequence, a single genomic window includes:
- the DEGS1 gene encoding sphingolipid delta(4)-desaturase DES1: MKPDPNLIWIITMMVLTQLVAFYLVKDLDWKWVIFWAYAFGSCINHSVTLAIHEVSHNSAFGHYRAMWNRWFGIFANLPIGVPYSISFKRYHMDHHRYLGGDGIDVDIPTDFEGWFFCTTFRKFIWVVLQPLFYAFRPLFINPKPISYLEIINTVIQVTFDIIIYYALGIKSLVYMLAASLLGLGLHPISGHFIAEHYMFLKGHETYSYYGPLNLLTFNVGYHNEHHDFPNIPGKSLPLVRKIAAEYYDNLPHYNSWIKVLYDFVTDDTISPYSRMKRHQKGKVELE; the protein is encoded by the exons ATGAAACCTGATCCCAACTTGATCTGGATTATAACCATGATGGTTCTCACTCAGCTGGTTGCCTTCTACTTAGTGAAGGACCTGGACTGGAAGTGGGTCATATTTTGGGCGTATGCCTTTGGCAGCTGCATTAACCACTCCGTGACTCTGGCTATTCATGAGGTTTCCCACAATAGTGCCTTTGGCCACTACAGAGCTATGTGGAATCGCTGGTTTGGAATATTCGCTAATCTTCCCATTGGCGTTCCCTATTCAATTTCCTTTAAGAGGTATCACATGGACCACCATCGCTACCTTGGGGGTGATGGCATCGATGTGGACATCCCCACTGATTTTGAAGGCTGGTTTTTCTGTACCACTTTCAGAAAGTTTATATGGGTTGTCCTTCAGCCCCTCTTCTATGCTTTTCGACCTCTGTTCATCAACCCCAAACCAATTTCTTACCTGGAAATTATTAATACTGTGATCCAGGTCACTTTTGACATTATAATTTACTACGCCTTGGGAATTAAATCTTTGGTCTACATGTTAGCAGCATCCTTACTTGGGCTAGGTTTGCACCCaatttctggacattttatagCCGAACATTACATGTTCCTCAAGGGACATGAAACCTACTCGTATTACGGGCCTCTGAATCTGCTCACCTTCAATGTGGGTTACCATAACGAGCACCATGACTTCCCCAACATTCCTGGAAAAAGCCTTCCACTG GTGAGGAAGATCGCCGCTGAGTACTATGACAACCTGCCCCACTACAACTCGTGGATAAAAGTACTGTATGACTTCGTGACGGATGACACCATAAGTCCCTACTCGAGAATGAAGCGGCATCAAAAAGGCAAGGTGGAACTGGAGTGA
- the LOC100478421 gene encoding LOW QUALITY PROTEIN: F-box only protein 27-like (The sequence of the model RefSeq protein was modified relative to this genomic sequence to represent the inferred CDS: deleted 1 base in 1 codon): SRSPPHLVLGWTVGAWASRRRCARVPAREPEPEEALDLSQLPPELLLLVLSHVPPRTLLACCRRVWCGWRALVDSQALWLRVLAREQVSVLPLIRSCLPTARDDRPFLLSRLCELRPVRRNLIRNPCSQEGLQNWTVQHGGDGWVVEVNLSPVPGAPSQTCFVSSFRWCNKKQVLDLEEEGLWPELLDSGRIEICVSDWWGARDDCGCEYGLRVQLLDARQNVLDEFSVSPDPIQEWNNHVCFQVTHVFSNFRMAMRFVSFEHWGQDTQSWAGRYGARVTNSSVVLRAQLS; the protein is encoded by the exons TCCAGGTCACCGCCGCACCTGGTCTTGGGGTGGACCGTGGGCGCCTGGGCCTCCCGGCGCCGGTGCGCCCGGGTCCCCGCGCGGGAGCCTGAACCCGAGGAGGCGCTGGACCTGAGCCAGCTGCCCCCGGAGCTGCTCCTGTTGGTGCTGAGCCACGTGCCCCCGCGCACGCTGCTGGCGTGCTGCCGCCGGGTGTGGTGTGGCTGGCGCGCCCTGGTGGACAGCCAGGCCCTGTGGCTGCGCGTCTTGGCCCGGGAGCAGGTCTCCGTGCTGCCGCTCATCCGCAGCTGCCTGCCCACCGCCCGGGACGACAGGCCCTTTCTCCTGAGCCGCCTCTGCGAGCTCCGACCGGTCAGACGCAACCTCATCCGCAACCCCTGCAGCCAGGAAGGCCTCCAGAATTGGACGGTGCAGCACGGCGGGGACGGCTGGGTGGTGGAGGTAAACCTGTCACCGGTGCCTGGGGCTCCCTCGCAGACCTGCTTCGTGTCTTCCTTCAGGTGGTGTAACAAAAAGCAGGTCCTGGACCTGGAGGAAGAGGGTTTGTGGCCAGAGCTGCTAGATAGTGGCAGGATTGAAATTTGTGTGTCT GACTGGTGGGGAGCTCGAGACGACTGTGGCTGTGAGTATGGACTCCGTGTCCAGCTTCTAGATGCCAGGCAGAACGTCCTGGATGAATTCTCTGTTTCGCCGGATCCCATCCAGGAGTGGAACAACCACGTCTGCTTTCAGGTCACCCACGTGTTCTCTAACTTCAGGATGGCCATGCGCTTTGTGTCTTTTGAACACTGGGGCCAGGACACGCAGTCCTGGGCTGGTCGCTATGGAGCTCGTGTCACCAACTCCAGTGTGGTCCTGCGGGCCCAGCTGTCTTAG